Below is a genomic region from Pseudomonas svalbardensis.
CGCCAGTGCAGCGGCCAAAACGCTTACCCAATAAAACTTCTTCATAATCACTTACCTGTGAGATAGCTGGAAACATGGACGCACGGGCTGCGCAAGAAAAAATCCGCTGCCTGCTACCGCATCCGATGCCCAGTCATCATTCCGGGTTTTGTAGGACGTTTATGTAGGAAACAAAGGCAATTCAACGCGGTTTTAACTACAGACTTTGTAGTTTTTGAAGGCTCACGGAGAACCGTCCGACAACCAGAGACTTCACGTCCTGCAAAAGCGATGAATCACAATGACGTGCCATACTTCGGCCTTTGCAATCACTTGAGACGATCCGATTTGAGAGTCAGACCGGTCCTGCCCTTCGTTCTGCTGCTCGTCTTGCTGCTCAATGGCTGTGCGAGCCTCGACGTCTCCCGCGAGCCCAGCCAGGCATTGCCGGCGGCAAATTCGGCGTTCGGCCGTTCGATCCAGGCGCAGGCTGCGCCTCATCAGGGCCGCTCGGGCTTTCGCCTGCTCTCCGACAGCACCGAAGCCTTCGCGGCCCGCGCCGAGCTGATCCGCAACGCCCAAAGCAGCCTGGATTTGCAGTACTACATCGTGCATGACGGCATTAGCACGCGGATGCTGGTGGATGAACTGCTCAAGGCCGCCGACCGCGGTGTGCGCGTGCGCATTCTGCTCGACGACACCACCAGCGATGGCCTGGACCGGATCATCGCCACGCTGGCGGCACATCCGCAGATCCAGATCCGTGTGTTCAACCCATTGCACCTGGGCCGCAGCACCGGCGTGACACGAACGGTGGGACGGTTGCTCAACCTGTCGCAGCAACACCGGCGCATGCACAACAAGCTCTGGTTGGCGGACAACAGCATGGCCATTGTCGGTGGACGCAATCTGGGGGATGAGTACTTCGACGCTGAACCCAACCTGAATTTCACCGACATCGACATGCTCGGTGTCGGCCCGGTCGCCGAACAGCTGGGGCACAGTTTCGACCAGTACTGGAACAGCGCGCTGAGCAAACCGATCGACGCGTTTTTATCCAGCAAGCCGACAGCCCGGGACCTGGAAAACACCCGGACCCGACTGGAAGAATCGCTTGAAGAAACACGCAAACAGAATCACGCGCTCTACCAGCAGTTGATGACCTACACCACTCACCCGCGCCTGGATATCTGGCGTCGGGAGTTGATCTGGGCCTGGAACCAGGCACTGTGGGACGCGCCGAGCAAAGTGCTGGCCGACGGCGAGCCCGATTCGCAGTTGCTGCTGACCACGCAGTTGGCGCCCGAGCTCAATGGCGTCAGCAAAGAGCTGATCATGGTTTCGGCCTACTTCGTACCCGGCCAGCCGGGGCTGGTGTACCTGACCGGGCGCGCCGATGCCGGAGTGTCGGTGAGCCTGCTGACCAACTCACTGGAAGCCACTGACGTCCCGGCGGTGCATGGCGGTTACGCGCCGTATCGCAAGGCACTGCTGGAGCATGGCGTGCAGCTGTTCGAATTGCGTCGCCAGCCTGGCGACGGCGGCGGCAGCGGACCCCATCTGTTCAACAGCGGCTCCAATTCCAGCCTGCACAGCAAGGCAATCATTTTCGACCAGCAGAAGTCTTTCATCGGCTCGTTCAATTTCGACCCACGCTCAGTGCTGTGGAACACCGAAGTCGGGGTGCTGGTGGACAGCCCGGAACTCGCCGCGCGTGTGCGTGAACTGGCGTTTCAAGGCATGGCGCCGGCCCTGAGTTATCAGGCGAAACTGGAAAAAGGCCAGGTCGTCTGGGTCACCGAGGACAACGGCAAAATGCACACGATGACCAAGGAGCCGGGGACTTGGTGGCGGCGCTTCAATGCGTGGATGAGCACCACCGTCGGCCTGGAACGGATGCTCTAGGCCGGTTCGGCCACCGTGCCAAACGCGCCTTGCCGCGACAGCAGAATCACCAACCCCAGCGCACCGGCTGCCATCAGCAGCGGCAACGCATGCCCGCTGATCCACTGACTGCCGGCACCGGCCGCCAGCGGTCCGACCAGGCAACCGATCCCCCACAGCTGCGCGATATGCGCATTGGCGCGCACCAGTGCATCGTCGCGATAGCGCTCGCCGATCAGGATCAGTGACAAGGTGAACAAGCCACCGGCACTGGCACCGAACAACACCCACAACGGCCAGATCAGCAACGTATCGATCAACAACGGGATGGCCAGGCTCGATATCAGCAGGACCACCGCACACCCGGTGAACAATGTACGTCGCGACAAGCGATCAGCCAGTGCGCCAATCGGCAATTGCAGCAAGGCATCACCCACCACCACCGTGCTGACCATCGCCAACGCAATTTCCGTCGTAAAGCCCTGACGCAGGCAATAAACCGGCAACAACGTCAGGATCATCGCTTCGAACGCTGCGAACAGCGACACCGCCCAGGCAATCGCCGGCAGGCCACGGCAGAAGCCCAGCAAGTCGCTGAAGGTCACGCTGCAGGCTTCACTGGTCGGCGCGCCGCTGCGGCCCAGCAACAGGAACGGTGCCGCCATCAGCAACCCGACGCCGACCCAAAATCCGTAATCGTGTTCGGTGCCCACAACGCCAAGCAGCAACGGCCCGGCCAGCTGACTCAGCGCATAACTGCTGCCATACAGCGCCACCAATCGCCCGCGCCACTCTTCCAGCACAAGCTGGTTGATCCAGCTTTCGCCAAGGATGAAGACAAGGGTCAGGATCACCCCGATCATCAGCCGCAATACCAGCCAAATCGGATAGCTCGGCCACACTGCCAGCAAACCGATGGACACCGCCCCGGCCCACAGGCACAGGCGCATCAGATTGGCCGTGCCGAGACGCGCCGCGAGGTGGCTGGAGATCTTCGCCCCCAGCAATACCCCAATCGCCGGCATTGCCGCCATCACGCCGATGGCGAACGAGCCGTAACCCCAGCCTTCCAGACGCAGCGACACCAACGGCATGCTGACACCCAGGGCCAGGCCGACACTCAAGACAGACGCCAAAACGGCGAAATACGTCGCCCAACGCATGTTCCACGCTCCTGTGGATTGTTATTTTTTAACCGCCGCACAAAGCAATGTGGGAGCGAGTTTGCTCGCGAAGAGGCCAGCACATTCAACATCAATGTTGACTGTTACACCGTCTTCGCGAGCAGGCTCGCTCCCACAAGGGATCTACGTCGTTAAGAAAACCGACTTACAACTTGATCCAGGTCGCCTTCAGCTCGGTGTACTTGTCGAACGCGTGCAGCGATTTGTCGCGACCGTTGCCGGATTGTTTGAAGCCACCGAACGGCGCGGTCATATCGCCGCCGTCGTACTGATTGACCCACACGCTACCGGCGCGCAAAGCCTTGGCGGTCAGGTGAGCCTTGGAGATGTCGGCGGTCCAGACTGCAGCGGCCAGGCCGTAAGGCGTGTCG
It encodes:
- a CDS encoding phospholipase D family protein, which encodes MRVRPVLPFVLLLVLLLNGCASLDVSREPSQALPAANSAFGRSIQAQAAPHQGRSGFRLLSDSTEAFAARAELIRNAQSSLDLQYYIVHDGISTRMLVDELLKAADRGVRVRILLDDTTSDGLDRIIATLAAHPQIQIRVFNPLHLGRSTGVTRTVGRLLNLSQQHRRMHNKLWLADNSMAIVGGRNLGDEYFDAEPNLNFTDIDMLGVGPVAEQLGHSFDQYWNSALSKPIDAFLSSKPTARDLENTRTRLEESLEETRKQNHALYQQLMTYTTHPRLDIWRRELIWAWNQALWDAPSKVLADGEPDSQLLLTTQLAPELNGVSKELIMVSAYFVPGQPGLVYLTGRADAGVSVSLLTNSLEATDVPAVHGGYAPYRKALLEHGVQLFELRRQPGDGGGSGPHLFNSGSNSSLHSKAIIFDQQKSFIGSFNFDPRSVLWNTEVGVLVDSPELAARVRELAFQGMAPALSYQAKLEKGQVVWVTEDNGKMHTMTKEPGTWWRRFNAWMSTTVGLERML
- a CDS encoding MFS transporter produces the protein MRWATYFAVLASVLSVGLALGVSMPLVSLRLEGWGYGSFAIGVMAAMPAIGVLLGAKISSHLAARLGTANLMRLCLWAGAVSIGLLAVWPSYPIWLVLRLMIGVILTLVFILGESWINQLVLEEWRGRLVALYGSSYALSQLAGPLLLGVVGTEHDYGFWVGVGLLMAAPFLLLGRSGAPTSEACSVTFSDLLGFCRGLPAIAWAVSLFAAFEAMILTLLPVYCLRQGFTTEIALAMVSTVVVGDALLQLPIGALADRLSRRTLFTGCAVVLLISSLAIPLLIDTLLIWPLWVLFGASAGGLFTLSLILIGERYRDDALVRANAHIAQLWGIGCLVGPLAAGAGSQWISGHALPLLMAAGALGLVILLSRQGAFGTVAEPA